The genomic segment gactggtcattagcgagtaatatactcggaagcagtggGGGGTGTGCGCACATCCGAAGCCTCGATAGAAGACCGCTCCGGCACCCTCTCCTCcggcggcgttgttttgggtcggcctctggaatcagtttgaatgccctgggaggtgcagacaaaggatccgctttgggaaagttgtattcctggttgtagtgctgggtgtgctggtaagttgacatcTCTCTGATacccaatagttcttcccagctgtacgtaataacacttaaggttttctgggctagCAATGTAAAAaagaatacataaaaaaacaaaatactgcacagtttcctaaggactagaagcgaagcTGCCATCTCCATCGGCGCCATCTTGAAGTTAATTAACGAAATGAATGGAAAGTCTCAAAAAACCTATTAAAATCTGTAAGTAATGTCCAATTAAATTAATTTCCCTGTATCCTTTGGCATTGAACGTGGTTTTTCAAAGACCACATAATGCAATGCCGTATGGATTAGTAAACACTGACAATCAACACAATCAGAATGACAGTCTCACTGGATTTACAATATAAATGTAAGGATTGTTGAGGAGGACCCTattaacatacagtgcctttggaaagtattcacacccattgactttttccactttgttatgttacagccggAATTTAAAATGGGTTAAAAATGTAGATTATTTGGTCATTGGCCTACACAcgatatcccataatgtcaaagtggaattgtgtttttcaacatttgtacaaattaattaaaaatgaaaagctgaaatgccttcagtcaataagtattcaacacctttgttgcatggactcactctgtgtgtaatagTAGTGTTTGAccggatttttgaatgactaactcatctctgtaccccacacatgcaataatctgtaaagtccctcagtcaagcagtgcatttcaaacacagattctaaataaatacaattatttaaaaaatgcagacattaaatatccctttgagtatggtgaagttattaattacacgttggatggtgtatcaatacactcagtcactacaaagacacaggtgtccttaactcagttgccggagaggaggtAAACTACACAGGGATTTCActttgaggccaatggtgactataaaacagttagagtttaacggctgtgacaggagaaaactgagggatggataaacaacattgtagttactccacaatactaacctaattgacagagtgaaaagaaggaagcctgtacagaatcaaattattatgtttggggtaaaatcaatacaacacattactgaggaccactccatattttcaagcatagtggtggttgcatcatgttatgggtatgtttgtaatcattaaggactggggagtttttcaggataaaaaataaacagaatggagctaagcagaggcaaaattctacaggaaaacctggttgtctgctttccaccagaaacTGGGAagttaattcacctttcagcaggacaataacctgaacacaaggccaaatctacactggagttgcttaccaagaagacaagtgaatgttcctgagtggccaagttagatttgacttaaatctacttaaaaatctatggcaagaactAAAAATGCTTGTCTAGCAAAGATCAATAACCAATCTGACAAagcttaaagaattttgaaaagaataaaaggcaaatgttgcacaatccaggtgtgttaAGCTcttagactcacagctgtaatcgctgccaaaggtggtctataaagtattgacataggggtgtgaatgcttatgtaaatgatatatttctgtattttattttcaatacataaAAGAAGTGGGGTAATATGTGTAGATGGGTTCTTTTTTttgtaattcattttgaattcaggctacaacacaacaaaatttggatTAAGAAGGGGTAGGAATagtttctgaaagcactgtagtaAACAGTACCAGTGTCTATTGCATATGATCCAATGAAACTGGTTTGCTGGATAATTAACCATTTTAAAGTTTCTTACATGGTTTCTTAATGGGGAGGGAAGGTGTGTGCGGACAGATGGGGACAGAGGGGGGGTATGGGTTTGGgttatttttgtatgtatttctttGATTGTTTTTGTACCTGTAACCCCCCCCTCTGAAAAAAATGATATAACTAAATAAAAAGTTGGCTCTGAAAGACTTACTTTATTGCATGTTAACAGAAACACCCATATCAATAGCAGAGTCAAACACATtgtaaataaacagcaaaccAGACCTTTAGAACATCAACACATTCACCAATGCTGCCCTCTTGTGAGGACAAGGCATCAGTGGACCATGCACAAATATTACAGTAACAGCAGTGACTTTTTCTTCACAATGAAAAGAGGTGGAGGGTGGTCGACAAGTGCTGTAATGTCGCAAAAGGAAGAACTGCAAAAGTTTGTTCAGTGGTCAACAAGGGCTGGAATGACACAAAAATGAGTACTACAATGTCAGTTAGCTTTTGGTTAAAATGTCAAATGgacatacattttattattttaagGGCAGTCCAGAATATTCTTACTGTTTGAGTATTTTAGTATGTCTGGAATATCAGAGCATACGCAAGAGACTCTTTTGCTTTGTTAGAGCAAATTGTTCAATAAAAAAACAagtaataaataaacaaataaaaaaagtagATATTCAAACAAATGCCATACAAGTCAGGTTTCTTACGATGGAATCATAACACACACGGAAAAGGTTAGGCTATGGTAGGGATCAATTACGTATTCTGTGTGTTAATGTGGCATGTAACAGTATTTGCTTGCTTTTTGCTAATGTGTTCATCAGTGTTCATCTACAACTATTCTATATTCTAACATGATACAATCCTCTCAATGAGCACTACAGTACATTGCCAGCATTGGTTGGTTAGCTTGGTAAGTGATTAGAGCTGTGATATCATTCACTTTAAAATACATGAATGTGCAAAACTAGACTAAAAACAATGAACAGAATCATATTATGTAAAGCAAGAAGCATCCTGAATACATCACTATACAGTATTATGACACGGTAGTGATAAAGGCTTGTATTATTTGGTCTCAAAAAGTGTGATGCCACCAAAACACAACAAAAGAAGCAATGAAAGTATACCTACATACAATTTTACATTAGCTTCAGTTAGTCCCTAGAATCCTCCAATCCATGCAGTGACCGTGTTAGAAACTAAGACcttgattagttgattatttgaaactGCTGTGTTAGTGTTGGgctagaacaaaagcctgcatacccTCTTCAGGATCAGAGATGTAGAACCCCTGTCCTATATGTTCATCCTTCACTTTCTGCATCCACGATAATACTTATAATCATAGTCTCGTAGCTTTGCAAACATCCTCAAAATGAATAACATTGGTAACAATTGACATTTTCTTCCCATTTTATATAGCTTAATAATTACTGAGGCAATACAGGTTTGAGTGCCTTCATTTACGGCAAAACAGTTATATGTCATTCATGGGAATTTGACCTGCTAGTCACCACACCATCTCCTTAAAAACCTGAATTCCCAattaacccctagcccctataccCCTTGGCAttcctgtagatctgaaaggatATGAAAGGTTTGAACAGTATGTAGGCCAAATGCTTCAACTTGTCTTCAGGTAAGCTGGGTGGAATTTCCACCACCTATCTAATCGTTTCAGATCTATAGAAGTGTCCAGGGCTCGATTTGGAATTCAGATTAAGACCTACACTGTTGCGCATATAATCCGGCGCAAGTGGCTGGAGTGGAGGATGAAGGAGGTTTGGTTTAAGGCTCAGCCGCCTCGATGGGCTCCACCTGTGGGTCAGTGGGGGGAGTGGAGACCTCCTCTACCTGGTCGGAATCGGGTTCAGTGACAACAACGGCCACCTGTtcaaggagagaggcagagagagaaagactgagaaAGAGACAGTTATTATATTGACATGTAATGTTTGACATTAGAAGAATCTATTACTCGAACACATCAAGGTAATCAGACCTCAAGAGATGCACAGTAAATGGTAGCCAACAGTGCTAAATGGATAAGCCATTATAGGCTGGCACTATATAGTAGGCTAACCCCTTCGGGCTAGCTAGGCCCTACCTGAGATGCTGCAGCCTGCACAGCAGGGGGACCTGCCGGGGGGCGAGTCTGGGGGTATGCTGGGCGCTGAGTTCCACTggatgactagagagagagagcaagaaagaagtTAAAGGGAGAACAAGACATGAACTTGTGATGTTCAGTACCTATATGTAATAGAGGGTTCACCCTGCCATTCTTTTTTATACATGAAGGGTATCATTTTTGTTTTCTTAAAACAGCCACAATTTGCACTGAAAGAACTCACAAACCTTGAAGTAAAATGTCTTAAAACTTCCCATACAACAAAGTCCTTAAGAAGGTGGCAATTATTTATGCACATATGGGGAAATTCAGATCCGACTTCTCTCCACATGTATTCTGACCAGTGCCCGCAAGGTACGCGTACCCTTATTGTTATAGTTTTCTCCTCTTCCAATATTTAATGGATTGAACAACTGAATGGCAACTTTCAGGAtaatcaaaccactgtattttttattcaccaatatattttgtcagtaaaggctctccaaaccagtTTTTTAAAGAAGTAGGTAGATCCCTAAATATGTTCCTAACCCTTAATAATGTACAGATCGGATACTTTTTCAATTTACCAATTGGTGCTAAAACTGAGATTTGCATAGGCCTATAATTGtatggctttctttcattgatccctaatattctgaacccgtTCTCTCAATATATTATAGTGACTGTCGAGAAAATTTGAATTAAAGGTGcaccgtatttaaagggatggctttagaTAACTGAAAACCCCATTGAATGAAAAGTCCATGAGGAAATcagttggccagcaagtgggagggttttcagcagtttaattaaatgtattcagtgcGCATAAGGGAGCCACTCTCAAAGAGCTTGTTGCGCATCTGCGTAaagtaagtctgaataccaaatactgagaagCGCAGGAAAGGCAAacatttcctaagtctgaatATAAAATAAATtgattgaaatacattttcacatGCAGCAAACACCACCTGCAGTGTTCTAAATTGTTACAGTTTTTAAATCGCAATGCCCGGGCAGCGCTGCACATGTAAAATGGTGCTTGGAGCCTTTTAGAATGCCCTTCCCCATGTGTTCTGTTATTATGTGGGTTCACCTGCATTCCACCACTAGAGGCCAGCACACTGAGGCCAAACAGCATGGCTGTGATGCAGATGAGCAGCTCCAGAATAAGGAAGATAACCAGAGTACCTATGATGCCGTCAATCAGGAGCTATAAGAAACCACCCAGgcgggagagagacaggtgaagAAAGACATGCGGGATGGACAGTGGTATTGTGGTCCAGAGAAAAATGCTTGATATTACAGTAGCATCAATAAATTCCATACAGCATCAAATGAATGCAACTGCAGGATAAAAAACATTGTCCAAAAAGCTAACTATAATGTCAGATCTTATTAATTAATGAATTTAGCAAGATAATACAAACAGATGTCAAACTAGGCCTTTTGAATAGCCATATAATCAATCACATGAAAGTGAATAAAATGTATAACAACTAATACCTATCTAAACATATGATTGGGTAAGATGTTTTTAAAACTTTTTCTGCAATACCTTTTCGGGTATTGTTTTGTTATAGTAACTATAGGAGCAAGGCAGAAATACTGCTACCTACCAAGTGTTAGCATTGACCAGAACATATCTACAAGTGGTTAACAAGTGGTTAACTACTTACTTTACATTTCATTTCGATCAGCCCAGTGCATTTCCTGAAACAATGTTGCTGCAGTAAACAGTAAACACAAAGAAAGACATGTTCCATTTTGAAGAACAATTACACTTTCCCTTGAAACTACATTAACCTAGATAAGATACTCATAGTAGTGTGTTTCTATTCTACAAACAGCAACTCTTCATATGTTCTTACATAATTTTACTTTAAAATATGGCAAAAATACAATGGATGATTGACTGTATCATCAATTAAAACCTTAATAGTGTCATCAAAAATAGAAATGCCATTTACATTCAATTCTAGATCCCACACAGGTTTCGTACTGTTCTATATGAGGACTAAGTTTGAGCAGTTGTGTTAGCATAGTAGAATATGTATGTATGCTACCTCCTATGCAGAGACAGAATAAAGTGGGTCAAAGACTTTGATGCATGACCCCATTTTGACATAGCTCCCACCATAAATAGTTTAGGCCAAATTGTTCCATTGCAGCCTTTTTACAGTTTAGAACAATGTTGTTAAAATTAGTCAAAGCCTTGCCACAATAATCAAAGTCCAAAACTCCTTTGCTGAATTTTTTTAAAAGGTCGTTTTTAATCATTCTGGGTGATACCAAACCCCAAAACACTAATTACATGTTTCATCAATGATTGctttaatttgctgttttgttTAAACAATAATGACATTTAGACAAGTATTTTTGTTGTGGTACTGATATCTACTACTAATATGTGATGTGACAGAAAAAGAAAAGCCTGCACAGTTAATTGACAGATTTAAAGTTGTTGtgggatgtttttttttgtatattcATATGTTTTGATAAAGTGTTCATAAATCATGTGTAATGGGAGCAATGTTGAAATATAGGCCATTAAACAAATCCACTTGGTGGCCAAAATAAAGGTATGCATGTCTGCCAGTATTTCTTGGTGGAGATTGGAGTGCCTAActcaaacaaaaaaatatttgtgTAGATGAAATACTCATGAAAACCATGTAACTGATCCTCTCCGTCATTACTGTATGGTTTGAAGCTGGGTGCTGTGCTGAACCAATTAATCAACtaatgtttttaatgcttattTTACGGAAAATCTGCTCCagcccctttgccctcagaagaacaaagatttaagtgcctttgaacggggtatggtagtaggtgccaggtgcaccgggttgtgtcaagaactgcaaagctgctgggtatTTAATGCTCAactgtttcccatgtgtatcaagaacggtctaACACCGAGCAGgacacccagccaacttgacacaactgtgggaagaattggagtcaacatgggccagcatccctgtggaacacttttgacaccttatagatttaaaaggtgacattaataagggattatagctttcacctagattcacctggtcagtctgtcatggaaaaaccttaatgttcttaatgttttgtacactcagtgtataatatcTTGAGCAGATAAGTGTGCgcaacacagatttacacattAATCTTTGCTCATTTATGTTAAGCGTGCTGATCTCATGTCAGAATACCGCCTTGAGTGAAGACATTACACTAATACTTACACAAAAGACAATAGATTTTTTGTATAGGCTATTGTTGGATGCAACAATCCTTTTGCTCTCTATAAAAATTGAAATGTACTTCCAACAAATTCAGAGTTTTTTCTGAAATCCCGGTTGGAGGATCCCAGAATCAGGAGGGAACAGGCAGGATATCCGGAATCCACCAACCAGGTGTCTgaaaaaccagggaatttattaaAGTTCCAGGAATTCTGCAACCCTAGTCCTGAGCAAACATTGTTTCAGAAAATGCATATCAACAACTGATACAAATGTATTCAAACAACAACGGTAACAATCTTTCAAAACATTTGTCAGAATAAATGAATTGTGAACACATTTTCCACAAAGAACTAACTTCAAATTATATGAAATTCAGCAAATGAGTTGGGGAATTTTACCATTGTGACTCTCATTGTATGTCTTTTGACCACATGAACTCTCAAGGGGGAGAATGTGTGACATGGTCAGCTACTCAATCAAGATGACCGAGAAGGTTGACTAAACCATGATGACTATATCAAAATTCAGCCTGCACTTCATTGTTTCTTCTTAAAATTATGTCATTCTTTTAGACACTTTTTTTTTATAATGTTATGCAATTTGCAAATGtatgtaattttttttatatgcaaatgtacactaacgttcaaaagtttggggtcaattagaaatgttcttgttattgaaagaaaagcacattttttgtccattaaaaaaaacataaaattgatcagaaatacagtgcagacattgttaatgttgtaaatgattattgttgctgaaaacggctgatttttaatggaatatctacataggcttacagaggcttattatcagcaaccatcactcctgtgttccaatggcacgttgtgttagctaatccaagttaatcattttaaaaggctaattgatcattagaaaaccattttgaaattatgttagcacagctgaaaactgttgttctgattaaagaaacaataaaactggccttctttagactagttgagtatctggagcatcagcgtttgattacaggctcaaaatggccagaaacaaagaactttcttctgaaactcctcagtctattcttgttctgagaaatgaagccatgcaagaaattgccaagaaactgaagatctcttacaacgctgtggccagcatcccggagttgcctcttcactgttgacgttgagactggtgttttgcaggtactatttaatgaagctgccagttgaggacttgtgaggcgtctgtttctcaaactagacactctaatgtacttgtcctcttgctcagttgtgcaccggggcctcccactcctctttctattctggttagagccagtttgcgctgatctgtgaagggagtagcacacaACGTTGTGCTAGATTTTCAGTTTCTtcgcaatttctcgcatggaataaccttcatttctcagatcacaaatagactgatgagtttcagaagaaaggtcttcgtttctggccattttgagcctgtaaccgaacccacaaatgctgatgctccagatactcaactattctaaagaaggccagttttattgcttctttaatcagaacaacagttttcagctgtgctaacatatttgcaaaatatactgctcaaaaaaaataaagggaacacttaaacaacacatcctagatctgaatgaaagaaataatcttattaaatacttttttctttacatagttgaatgtgctgacaacaaaatcacacaaaaagaatcaatggaaatccaatttatcaacccatgaaggtctggatttggagtcacactcaaaattaaagtggaaaaccacactacagcctgatccaactttgatgtaatgtccttaaaacaagtcaaaatgaggctcagtagtgtgtgtggcctccacgtgcctgtatgacctccctacaatgcctgggcatgctcctgatgaggtggcggatggtctcctgagggatctcctcccagacctggactaaagcatccgccaactcctggacagtctgtggtgcaacgtggcgttggtggatggagcgagacatgatgtcccagatgtgctcaattggattcaggtctggggaacgggcgggccagtccatagcatcaatgccttcctcttgcaggaactgctgacacactccagccacatgaggtctagtattgtcttgcattaggagcaacccagggccaaccgcaccagcatatggtctcacaaggggtctgaggatctcatctcggtacctaatggcagtcaggctacctctggcgagcacatggaggtctgtgcggccccccaaagaaatgccaccccacaccatgactgacccaccgccaaaccggtcatgctggaggatgttacaggcagcagaacgttctccacggcgtctccagactctgtcacgtctgtcacgtgctcagtgtgaacctgctttcatctgtgaagagcacagggcgccagttgcgaatttgccaatcttggtgttctctggcaaatgccaaacgtcctgcacggtgttgggctgtaagcacaacccccacctgtggatgtcgggccctcataccaccctcatggagtctgtttctgaccgtttgagcagacacatgcacatttgtggcctgctggaggtcattttgcagggctctggcagtgctcctcctgctcctccttgcacaaaggtggaggtagcggtcctgctgctgggttgttgccctcctacgacctcctccacgtctcctgatgtactggcctgtctcctggtagcgcctccatgctctggacactacgctgacagacacagcaaaccttcttgccacagctcacattgatgtgccatcctggatgagctgcactacctgagccacttgtgtgggttgtagactccgtcttatgctaccactagagtgaaagcaccgccagcattcaaaagtgaccaaaacatcagccaggaagcataggaactgagaagtggtctgtggtccccacctgcagaaccactcctttattgggggtgtcttgctaattgcctataatttccacctgttgtctattccatttgcacaacagcatgtgaaatttattgtcaatcagtgttgcttcctaagtggacagtttgatttcacagaagtgtgattgacttggagttacattgtgttgtttaagtgttccctttatttttttgagcagtgtagttttctaatgatcaattagcctttaaatatgataaacttggattagctaacacaacgtgccattggaacacaggagtgatggttgctgataatgggcctctctaagcctatgtagatattccattaaaaatcagcaatttccagctacaatagtcatttacaacattaacaatgtctacactctatttctgataaattttatgttattttaatggacaaaaaaatttgcttttctttcaaaaacaaggacatttctaagtgaccccaaacctttgaacggtagtgtatgtaataATTGTTTATATGCAAATTGATGTAATAATTGAAGGTATACTGTTAGAATGACTGGTTACCACGGCATGCAGCTCCAGTCTCCGGCAGTGTTCACAGTGGTAGGAGTCCTGGCGGTAAGGCAGGTGTTTGGACATCAGGCCCAGAGCAGCCGTGGAGAAGGCAGCACTAATCAAGTGCAGCACCAGGGTACATTTCACCTGGGGAGAGAGTACACCACTACACTGAATACACCCAGATTGACAGAAAATATTATACATTGAAAGTTTGTTTTTTGGGGTTTATGTGATGTCTTATAATCGCCTACATCACTCACAAAGATCAGTGGTCACACTGCCACAACAGGAGTAAACATACCTCCAAGAATGGTATGCAGCATTTCGGGATAATGTGTTGTTCGGTACATACTGTTGAAAAATGCAGCAAAAAATGTAACCAGCTGAATGCACGCCAATTGCATTATACCCACCCAAAAGAGAGAAGGCTTCCTGCCCGCGTGGACAAGGACCGAACCAGACAGGATGAGCTGTGGGAGTACACCCATAACAGAATAAGACACATGACTCACAGGTCAGATTACACACCTATACAGAGATTAGAATAATTGATTCAACAAAATAAATTATATATTCCTAGAAAATTGCCATTGTAGGGCTGTAAGCCTATTCAAGTGTGCTGGATCAGGGTTGAAGAGAAAGCCTGCAGGAAGGTTGGCCCGATCTGGCCTAAAGACACACTGCCAATGTAGAGGGCGCTGTTGTAATAATTGATACTTGGCCAGTAAATTCTGACTGCTACGTGTCATCTTGAGTAGGTAGAAGTTGCCCTTACTAACTGATATAGGGTTGGGATTGATTATATTGCCCTAATTGTTAAGATTAGAATTGGGGGTAGGGACATCTAATTGTAGATCTTTGGTTGGGGTCAGCAATGGCTCACTCACCTGTAAGACAACGATCAAAAGGACAGCGACATCACCAGTGAAGTGGATCTCGTGCAGCTGCAACACAGAGGCGCTCAGGCAGAGGACAAGACACCCGATGATGATCTGGACGGCCTGGGACAATACATTAAGAACTCTCATCAGTACCATTAAAAGGACATTATGTGGTTCGATGGCTCATCTACAGCATAGTGTTTGGTAACCCCATAgttgtgttcagtaggacacaccGTAGCAAAATATTTTGAAATTCGAAAACGGAATTGAGCCTTCGTTATTAAGTCCAGGAATCACTCTCTGGTTCATTTTTTTCCTGTTTCATTTGGTGCCTACTGAACAAGACCCAGTTATGGGTTTGATTCAGGCATGGGAATATAAGAGTCTCCTAAATGAATATATTATCATTATATTATAAGGTAATGTGATTATGCTTTATTTTACAGCACAGAATTTAAGCTGTTATTGATTCATATCATATCCTTATAGTGTATCACAACCATCTGTATTGATGattggagtattggtgtctctgaggggtctttggcctggtttgctaactacctctttCAAAGAGTGCAGCGtttaaagtcagaacatctgctctcAGCcgctgcctgtcaccaagggtgtaccccaaggctcgatcctaggctcCACGGtattctcaatttacatcaacacaatttacatcaacaacatagctcaggcagtaggaagctct from the Salmo trutta chromosome 36, fSalTru1.1, whole genome shotgun sequence genome contains:
- the LOC115175790 gene encoding uncharacterized protein LOC115175790 isoform X2, whose protein sequence is MGLKSQDPLPPTGNLTSGQVGSFQKVEPKTLGAVQIIIGCLVLCLSASVLQLHEIHFTGDVAVLLIVVLQLILSGSVLVHAGRKPSLFWVKCTLVLHLISAAFSTAALGLMSKHLPYRQDSYHCEHCRRLELHAVLLIDGIIGTLVIFLILELLICITAMLFGLSVLASSGGMQSSSGTQRPAYPQTRPPAGPPAVQAAASQVAVVVTEPDSDQVEEVSTPPTDPQVEPIEAAEP
- the LOC115175790 gene encoding uncharacterized protein LOC115175790 isoform X1 — translated: MGLKSQDPLPPTGNLTSGQVGSFQKVEPKTLGAVQIIIGCLVLCLSASVLQLHEIHFTGDVAVLLIVVLQLILSGSVLVHAGRKPSLFWVKCTLVLHLISAAFSTAALGLMSKHLPYRQDSYHCEHCRRLELHAVQHCFRKCTGLIEMKCKLLIDGIIGTLVIFLILELLICITAMLFGLSVLASSGGMQSSSGTQRPAYPQTRPPAGPPAVQAAASQVAVVVTEPDSDQVEEVSTPPTDPQVEPIEAAEP